A single genomic interval of Spirosoma linguale DSM 74 harbors:
- a CDS encoding Superoxide dismutase (PFAM: Manganese/iron superoxide dismutase-like~KEGG: hha:Hhal_2155 superoxide dismutase), protein MNRSEFLKLAFGASAGLVAFRSFGLAPAQAEGPFKLAPLPYDAGALEPHIDKMTMEIHHGKHHKAYVDNLNKAVAGTDMAKMDIDALVKSISSSTPAAVRNNGGGHWNHTFFWNIMGPNAGGAPKGALADAINKKYTSFDNFKAEWAKAATGRFGSGWVWLIKNGNDVEIVSTPNQDNPLMALAEKKGTPVLGLDVWEHAYYLKYQNRRPEYVTAFWNVVDWNKVGKNFGA, encoded by the coding sequence ATGAATCGCTCCGAGTTTTTGAAATTGGCCTTCGGTGCATCGGCCGGTTTAGTTGCCTTCCGTTCGTTCGGTCTTGCACCTGCTCAGGCAGAAGGACCCTTTAAACTGGCCCCATTGCCATACGATGCGGGTGCCCTTGAACCGCACATCGACAAAATGACCATGGAAATCCACCATGGCAAACACCACAAAGCCTATGTCGATAATCTCAACAAGGCCGTTGCCGGTACTGATATGGCAAAGATGGATATCGATGCACTGGTGAAAAGCATAAGCAGCAGTACACCAGCCGCTGTTCGGAACAATGGAGGTGGGCACTGGAATCATACCTTCTTCTGGAACATTATGGGCCCTAATGCGGGTGGTGCACCAAAAGGCGCACTGGCCGACGCCATCAACAAGAAATATACCTCGTTCGACAACTTCAAAGCTGAATGGGCGAAAGCGGCTACCGGTCGATTCGGTTCGGGCTGGGTTTGGCTGATCAAAAATGGCAACGATGTTGAAATCGTCTCGACGCCTAATCAGGATAATCCGTTAATGGCCCTGGCTGAGAAAAAAGGAACGCCTGTGCTCGGACTCGACGTGTGGGAACACGCCTATTACCTGAAGTACCAGAATCGTCGGCCGGAGTACGTTACGGCATTCTGGAACGTTGTCGACTGGAACAAAGTCGGTAAGAACTTCGGAGCCTAA
- a CDS encoding 2OG-Fe(II) oxygenase (PFAM: 2OG-Fe(II) oxygenase~KEGG: xcv:XCV2862 putative 2OG-Fe(II) oxygenase superfamily protein), with translation MIVEELYNEIPSLDLADFTSGDPERKARFVQDLGRAFNQIGFVAIRNHGLTNELTTKLYDAAQSFFSSPDSLKQKYERPDLNGQRGYIGKGKETAKGFKVADLKEFYHIGQPEPVGDMPANVLPDEFPEFSEATQTAYRTLENAGKQLLRAIALYLELPESYFDDKVQNGDSILRALHYFPLDPDTTPDGAVRAAPHGDINLITLLMGASADGLEVLRRDGKWIGITALPDQVVVNVGDMLDRLTNHKLKSTIHQVVNPPREKMNQSRYSIPFFMHPRADMDLTSLESCIDAQHPKIYVDMTAGEFLDERLMELGLKK, from the coding sequence ATGATAGTAGAAGAATTATACAATGAAATACCGTCATTGGATTTGGCGGATTTCACATCAGGAGACCCCGAACGTAAAGCCCGTTTTGTACAGGATTTAGGGCGGGCATTTAATCAGATTGGGTTCGTCGCTATCCGTAATCATGGATTAACCAACGAGTTGACAACGAAACTCTACGATGCAGCGCAATCTTTTTTCTCCTCGCCCGATTCACTCAAACAGAAGTATGAACGTCCTGATTTGAATGGACAGCGAGGGTATATTGGAAAAGGAAAGGAAACTGCCAAAGGATTTAAGGTTGCGGACCTGAAAGAATTTTACCACATTGGTCAGCCCGAACCGGTTGGAGATATGCCAGCCAACGTGCTGCCCGACGAGTTTCCCGAATTTAGTGAAGCTACTCAAACCGCTTACCGGACCCTCGAAAATGCGGGTAAGCAACTGTTGCGGGCTATTGCCCTGTACCTCGAACTGCCCGAAAGCTACTTTGATGATAAAGTACAGAATGGCGACAGTATTTTGCGGGCTTTACATTACTTCCCTCTCGACCCCGATACAACGCCCGATGGCGCAGTAAGAGCCGCTCCTCACGGCGATATTAACCTGATTACGCTGCTGATGGGGGCATCGGCCGACGGGCTCGAAGTGCTGCGCCGTGATGGTAAATGGATTGGCATAACCGCCCTGCCCGATCAGGTAGTTGTGAACGTGGGTGATATGTTGGACCGGTTAACCAACCACAAACTGAAATCGACGATCCACCAGGTTGTTAATCCCCCGCGCGAAAAAATGAACCAGTCGCGCTATTCAATTCCGTTCTTCATGCATCCCCGCGCAGATATGGACCTGACCAGCCTGGAAAGCTGTATCGACGCACAACATCCGAAGATCTACGTCGACATGACGGCGGGCGAGTTTCTGGATGAACGACTGATGGAGCTTGGACTGAAAAAGTAA